A segment of the Labrus bergylta chromosome 11, fLabBer1.1, whole genome shotgun sequence genome:
ATGTGTCAGAGGTGAGGCTCACTAGTACTTAGATATCAGCCTTTTATACAATTAATTGGAGTAAATAAATGACATTTATTGCAAAcatcaaaaatgaaacacagaaaattGTTTCACAATGATCATATTAGTCCCCAAGGTAGAGTGTTACTCATTCAACTTGTTCCACACAGATGTAAGACTATCAGTTTCACATCATAAACTTGAAGTCACTTTTACGAGCCCAttgatttttacaaaatgtacatgcatattttaaataaatctctctctcccccttctgtctttgtctcaTTAGTTGAACATACTGGTGGATACAGGAAGCAGTAACTTTGCTGTAGGTGCAGCTGCTCATCCCTTCCTGCGGAGATACTACCATCGTTCACTGTGAGTACATGTATTGGTGTAATCTAATTAAAagatatatatactttttaacaaCAGAAAGCATCGTTTACTCTTTTAAAATACTTCTTTTGTGTGTAATCACATGACCAACTCGATAATCATATaagctgtgcatttatattttaACTCTAAATTTGACATGTTTCACGTCGTTGAGATACAAATATAAGAAGAGGAAAACAGGGCGCTTGCTTAGCTCAGTTGGTTGCACCGATGGCAGGTTGGACTCCCGATCCTAATGCTATTTGGAGCATGTAATCCCCGacccttactctctctcttcaacATCCCTGTCCAGATAAGGCAAAAGCATCAAAACTCATCTTGTGCatggatgaaaaaaacatcatgaatgtggcagcttttttttttctaaccaaaATTGTAACTGTAAACGGAAACCTCTCAGGAACAGCTTGAGCCAGTGTAATTTGCTTGATGGCTCATGCTACACTCTTCCACCAGGTTCCATGAAAACTGAGTCTGTAGTTCCTCCTGCTGACAACCAAAACATTAAGGAAGGTTGACAACACCATAGATTACTTAACTGCAGCTTGTTAATAACCACTTTGTGAGATTCTGCTTGTAGCACCTCCTCCTGACTGACCATTTTATCTGTGATGTCACACCAATGAAAGTCCTGGAACCTACTCATCTTCTTTCTTCTCCActatttcctcttttcttccctctttcttcCCCACAGCTCGGGCTCATACCGCGACCAGGGTAGGAGCGTGTATGTTCCCTACACACAGGGTCGCTGGGAGGGGGAGCTGGGCACCGACCTGGTCTCTGTCCCACATGGCCCAAACGCTACACTGCGGGCTAACATCGCTGCCATCACCCAGTCTGATCGCTTCTTCATCAATGGTTCAAACTGGGAAGGCATCCTGGGACTGGCATACGCTGACATAGCACGAGTAAGAAGAGTGTATACCCGGATATCTCAAAGCCTGGAAAAAAATCTTCtcataaattcacattttaaaacaggggGAAGTTTGATTGTgacttcttctttctgtctctaactctctctctctctgcagccggATGAGACATTGGAGCCTTTCTTCGACTCTTTGGTCCGTCAGACTTCTGTCCCCaacctcttctctctccagtTGTGTGGAGCTGGCTTCACCCAAAACTACTCCCTCGGCAGCGCGACTGTCGGCGGCAGCATGGTGaggcacacacagaggcacacactAACATTCAAATCTTGTGATCTCACACTGTGCTGGAATATGTGTCTCCTTGCTCTCAGATCATTGGGGGAGTGGACCCATCCCTCTACGTGGGAGATCTCTGGTACACACCCATACGCAGGGAGTGGTACTATGAGGTCATTATTGTACGTATTGAGGTGAATGGACAGGACCTGAACATGGATTGTAAAGAGGTAAGATCTGACATATGAGTCTGTAATTCAATTTAAAGTCATGTTAAAggtttttaattgaaatgattTTGTGTCTTTTCCAGTACAACTACGATAAGAGCATTGTAGACAGTGGCACCACCAACCTGCGTCTGCCAAGGAAAGTCTTCCAGGCTGCAGTCAAGGCTATTGAAGCAGCGTCTTCGGTCAGTCCAGATACCTTTATGTCCTCATTATTAGTCTGTGTAACTGTTTGGATATGTGTCGCTGATTTATTGCATCTTTTCCCTCTAATCAGTACTCATTTGTAGAAAGCACTGCAGCTCATCTTTTCACAAACTTCTATAgtgtctgtttgattttttgcATAGTTGGACAGTCCAGTCACTGTTGTGTACAAAAGATAAGTTTcggattaaaaacaaaatctcattTGTGTTACCTGATTGAATCCTAATATGCTTTTTTCCCTTGGTTTGCCTTGCTGGGTTGCCTGAATCACTAGTTTAGGTTAAGGGGGCTACATCATTGATTTATAAGAAGGAGGGCCCCCATTTATTTCTATGAAAGACGCTTAGTTGGCAATGAGGCCAAAAATGCTCAACTAAATCACCCAGATATTCGATGTAGCTTTGGCATATTGAGGTCGATTGAGCAAGTGCACTACATTTCACTTCCTCTTTAACCTGCCTGCCAACACCTGTAGTTATGATGTGTTCACAAGCAGCATCCTCATGTGTTGTAAAAATAAAGCCAGTGCaggtttgcaaaaaaaagtgcCAGAGGAACTGCAGCAGAATCTGCTTTAGGGCGCTAGAATGAGAATagatccccaactcctgcagccacatgatgAAGACATCCACTCACGCTTCTGCGTCAGTTGCGTTTGGATgtttatgaatggattagttgaTACTAATAGAtactctgccatcagtgtgtggatgggtAGGTGGGATATGTGGTCAGCTGTGTGTGATgctgctctctttctttgttgttgacTTCTGATGTTTTGATGGTTTGATTCACAGATgcgggaaaagaaaagaatgactCTCACTTTGACCCTGTGTTTCAGACAGAGCAGTTTCCCTCTGGGTTCTGGCTGGGGGAGCAGCTCGTATGTTGGCAGGCGGGGACTACGCCTTGGCACATCTTCCCCGTCATATCGCTCTACCTGATGAGTGAAAACCACAACCAGTCCTTCAGAATCTCAATTCTACCGCAGGTAATTCACTGCATCGTCTACTGCAtctcatattttattttaaaaatggccTCTCCAGAGGTGGCGCTGGCCTGGTGGTTGGTGCATGCACACCATGTGCAGTGGCTTTTGCCATCTAGGCgagtggcccgggttcaagtccgacctgtggctcctttcctgcatgttgttccccgctctctctctccctgatttcctgcgctgtccactgtcctgtctctcgaATAGACGCATAAATATAGTGTCCTACTAAATACTGTGAGGGGACATGTGTTGTATTTACTCTCTAAGCTTTCAAGACACTTATTGTTATTTACTGAAAATAGTTTTTCATAAGTAAGTTGCAACTATGAGTCATGTACGTTCATTGCTATTCAGAGGTCTTAAGGTGATTTCACCGACTGCCTGTTATCTGAATACATTCAGATTTTTCATTTCCTGCGCCCCCTCACAGAAAGTCTTTCTATCCTTCAGCCGTACTCTTTCAATGGATGAAAGTCTGGCAAGGACTCACGACGAAAGAAATAATGACCACGTTTGAAAGCGAATGAcctttgaatatatttttctaAAGCCTTTCATAAATCTCTGAAAAAAGTCCTTAAACGGTTTTGATTCAAAGCCTCTCCGAGAGGCCTTGATGCGTTCTGAATGAGGAAGATCAGACTGGGAGAATTTAAAGAGAGACTCGTACATGTAAACCTGTAGGAGGCTCGTGTCCTTGGTGCTGACGGCAGAATGAAACgcttgaaaaaaaagataagactCTCTTTGCCTTGTAATTTCAATAGCAGGTAGAACTCTGAATCCACCTGTATGGCATGTATACTGTCCCTTTGTCTCTGCAGAAGAATGTGAAGATAATGAAACCAGTCAACTAGAGTAGAAGACTTGAGGTGGACGTTGACTTTTTAATCACTCAATAAGAATTAAAGTTGACCTGTTCTGATCCCCATTTCAAAACTctcatatagtgttacaatgctgcatGCTGTGCACATgtaaagcccaattcacacatactccgtgcgcgccgcgggtccgtcagcgccgcgcactacgttgtacttagcctTCACTCTAGTcgatcattgtgttcacacagggcgcgctgcggtaCGTCTCCGGCGCGTGCCACTGACGGCACTGCGCTCTgttccgtttcaaatacgcagcgtgtctattttcgccggagtacgctggAGGCACGCATCAAGCTGGACaaaatatgacagcccggacaggaagtcagacaaggaaacgcacagagcatccggtcaatttcaaaataaaacacaatatacggactcgcgatcgtatttttcatcacttttatcaacatgacgtcaaaacaaaaaccgaattaacaacaatacatcctcagaaagacaaagcaacatgttgtttgcatgtttttctctttattcccgcgggatcttgtagttctcctgtgatgtgtcatgggtgcgctccgctgcgctgacgtcccaggaacggatccagtgtgaatgggcgcgagccgtccgacggagcaaaaccagGCGCGCaaggagtatgtgtgaattgcgggtaACACTAAGTGAGTGGAACTATTTAAGCCTAAAGGCCCTAACACATCAAGGAGATCGTTGGCCGTCGGTCCTGGTTGGatattaaataaaagtattCTCTTTCGAGTTAAATCATATTCAACAAAAGTTTGGGCACTTTGACAAAGTCGTGCAACTTTTCTTCCTAATATCCTGATATTGCATTTGCAACTATGCACCTTTGATTTTCTCTCCTTTAatatattctcttttttttcttgcagcaaTACCTGCGGCCAGTCGAGGATGTGGCATCGGCCCAGGAGGACTGCTATAAGTTCGCTGTGTCCCAGTCCAGTACTGGAACAGTGATGGGGGCCGTCATCATGGAGGGCTTCTATGTTGTTTTCGACCGAGAGAAGAAACGCATCGGCTTCGCTGTTAGCACGTGCCAcggtgaggaggagagggtggagggATGAGAAATAGAATCTAaaagtttcatgtttttcagtttaaagaaaagaaataaagatatttatagAAAGACGAATGTGggatatttctttttaaaggatttCTCAACAAAGCACTAGATTGAAAGCTGTGTAAACATAAAGTATCCTTCCTCCTGATCTCCGTCTGTCTCATATACTAACAACCCTGTTCGCTTACCTGCAGTACATGATGAGTTTCGCACTGCCTCAGTGGGAGGACCGTTCCATGGTGTCGACCTTGAGGACTGCGGCTACAACATCCCTCAGACGGACGAGTCCACTCTGATGACCATTGCCTACATCATGGCGGGAATCTGCGCTCTCTTCATGCTGCCTCTGTGTCTCATGGTTTGCCAGTGGCGCTTCGCCCGCTGCCTCCACCCACACGGGGACTTTGCTGACGACATATCGCTCCTTAAGTGACGAAGAGGGGAAAAAGGGGACAAAAGAAGTCGCAGAGACTtccatttaaaacacagagacttaGAAGGATTGATTTTAAAGGGATGTCAAAATACTGGTGCTGCGCTTTGAAAACCTTCTGCAGgaacataataaataaaactcaCTGTGTCTACACAGAGAAACGTGCTGCCCTTAACTTTGGAGCGCATTTGATGTAAACTGGAGCCATTACTAACATGAAGGATAAAGCGGAGAAAGTAGGTGTCATCAGCGTCAACTGTAAGCCTGTTTAAGCTTCTGCTGCAGTTCAGCACGGCAAGAGGAAGTGAAGCGGGGGGGAAAGAGGTAAAGAGAACCCGCTCTTTCTTATAAATAGTGTATAAATAGACTGGAAACATGAGCTGGATTTGGGAGTTTCAAAGATTTGTCACAGCTCCACACGGAGTGATTTTagggattgggggggggggagggggagggggaaatTAACGAGAAAGAAGATAATTCAAACTCTCATGGCTTAATTCACAACCTGCGCGTCATGATGGGAATCCGTCGTATAGTCGGCTCTGGTGTGATATGGTAAGATGTGACCATATCGGCGTGCGCATATATATGTGTTTGTAGATCTACTGTTTGTGGCTTGATGaatgattgtttgtgtgtgagcatgccTGTATGTGTGCACAGCTGTTAGCGTGAAGTGAAGAGTGTACGGAAAGATTTAACGAAGAATTGTACTACTGAGAATAAAAAGCATTTATGAAATTACACCATGTTGCAAATGCCAGCGACTCAAAAAATGCAATGCACAGTAAGAAAGCATAAAGAAGCTAATTTTATGGAATATAAGATTGTAACAGAATTTACTgcataaaatgaaaaactaagACTACTGAACACGGTCAACACCAGATGTCACTTTCTTCTCTTGTATCGGTAGCTTGAATATAACtattgtacaaaaacatttgcattccAGAAGTACTATTTGCGCTGACACACACTCGTAAACAcatgatcctcctgctgcactgATCTGATGATTTGCACATGTTACATTACATGTTAACAAACCCAGACTTGATAGGGCTTCTTTCACAAACCGACTAACCCATCACATTTTTCAACGGGGACCATATATGCTTGGACGGGGGAAGCTAGCCCAAAGTATGTTATACACTCAAGATTGCTATGTATGTGTCCAAGGGACAGTGTGTATCGTCCTTCTGCAAGTTGTAAATAGATCAACTCAGAACTGTATATTTATCTGTCAGGCGCTGGCAGCACTGTTGAACCAATAAAGTACTTATTGTAACTATGACATggtctgatttttattttgacgCACCAAACCTTGACCTCCAAAAACTGATGGACAGGCAACATAAACCTGAACTACAGATGGGCAATATGGACCAAACATTTTATCTCTACAATGGCGATACAGGATATATTTGCAAGATATAATTCAGTCGGCTCCTTCTCTCAGGCAAgatccaaagaaagtactggagcacaTGAATCACTTACGGCACATTTATTTAGGTGCAAAAGcgatatttattttctttaatttaaggTAAAGGATGCTTTGTACAAATTCATTAGGTTAGGAACAAATGTGCAATTTCTTTTTGGTCAATGAtgaatttccccactggggatcaataaaggattatcttatcttatcttactcTGGCTTCATACTGGGGAAAGAAACAGTGAAATATGTGTAATTCAGGAAAATGTAGaacatattatattatatcGTGCTTACTTAGtatgcagcagagagagagagagagagagaggttgcaAGAGAAAATCAGAGCTGCAGGACGTGAAGGGAATATGGGAGTAATACTGGGCACAGAGGGAGAAGGGATAAGAGCTGTCAGGGGGGCTCACTTTTCCTTCTTGTATGACACGAGGTTGGCAGGCAGAATTTAAAGTATAGCTAAATGACGTGATGTTACACACTTTTGTACAGTAGGTGGATGTATGCACCTTTTAGTTGTTTGcgatcagcaaaaaaaaaaaaaaaaaagaacctgagCTCTAGCTTTGGACCAATCAGGTGGCACGCACGACGTCTACGCAATTACTGTATGACGCAGAACGTAAGGCTTGTCAGTTGAGGAAGTGAAATGACTAGCTCAACGATATTCATAAACAATCGCGGGGAGCCGACGAGAACAGCACATTTAGCAGAAAGGTAAGACTTCAGGGTATTATTAACCACATTGTGGGAGGTGTATTCGACTTATTTGACTAAAGAACAGCGCTCTAAACGATTAACGTCAGTAAAACTAgctaataaacaaacaacaactacaaAGCTTCGGTTCAAACTCGACTACAACTCGCTTGATATTCTGACTGTATCTCTTTGTTTCAAGTTGAAGCTGCCTcagttgtattttcttttatgttCATAGCTGTAATATTTGGGTGTCATGGTGGCAGTAAtagaaagaggcagaggagctGACAGGGGATGAAGTGAATACAACAACAGGTCACAGAAAGAGAAACTAAAGCAGCTGAACGTCCTCAAAAGATCATGTGTCATAAAACCTGTGGTTAAAGTGAAGTCACAGAGAAAGTGAATGAACCTTTGTGGTGAACATCATCACGACGTTTCACTTTCTTTCTCATACTGTTTAGTTAAGCCAGTTGAAGAAGTGCTGCAACCAAAATAAGTATCTAAAACACCAAACTACATGATCATTTCATGTAAGTATGAAATTTACAATTAAATACATTGAGGGATTGAACTGACAGAAAAGGTGCCGGCCCAGGCTTTGGCTTATTGCCCACCCTTTAACAGAACAAACTTCACTACCAAACAAAACATTACACTACCTGAGTCAcgcaagaggaggagaaacaaaaactgaagttATATCAAATAAGCCGATAGTCATGtcatatgctaatatcggccaatataatTGGCCGGCCGATTAGTGGGTCGGGCTCTACCAACATTAGGTCTGATTTAACTAGCGGATTGACGACGACTCCAGCTGTCGACTGTTAggatagaatagatgtttatttccatttgcACAAGAGCAGGACAGTGCAGGCACGTTGCCATTTTTGTGCTTTACAAAATATTTAGTATACAAAccaaagagcagaaaaacaaattaatcTGTAATCACAAGAAGTACACAAGAACATGTGTCCTGTtgttatttcaaatgtatttgtatcTTTGTTGTGATCTGTTATTGCATCTCTACATGATTGCACTTTTCTGCTCATTGTTATTGTTGCACATCGTTTTACCCTCTctcgggttttttttttgttattgcacTTTTTCATTTGGTTTCCATGATCAGACTTGTGCTGCACTATGTTATTGTGTCATTTGACTCCAGGTGAATGAGGTCACTGAAAGGTCATCTATCTTACATTCAGTCTAAATTTATCGGAAATAAAGCTGTGTTAAAGTAAATTAACAGATGGAAAAACCTGGTTCCTGATAGTGTCCTGAAACGGATGTAAAGGTTATCTGTACAAATAATAAATGTGCAGTGTATAACTTTTAATGTTGACTGTGATTGATATTTTTCGCTCAACACGATAACTGAAGTGTTCTGCATGTACTCAGACTCCACCAAAGAAAAGGCGAA
Coding sequences within it:
- the bace1 gene encoding beta-secretase 1, giving the protein MGASMLQPSWWTGAFIWTMLCLLGNGHSASDTSGLPLAIRVPLRQGARAEPLVSPAAAAASVNQERQSGNLRKYAVRKRRGAATGGISFVDMIDNLRGKSGQGYYVEMAVGSPPQKLNILVDTGSSNFAVGAAAHPFLRRYYHRSLSGSYRDQGRSVYVPYTQGRWEGELGTDLVSVPHGPNATLRANIAAITQSDRFFINGSNWEGILGLAYADIARPDETLEPFFDSLVRQTSVPNLFSLQLCGAGFTQNYSLGSATVGGSMIIGGVDPSLYVGDLWYTPIRREWYYEVIIVRIEVNGQDLNMDCKEYNYDKSIVDSGTTNLRLPRKVFQAAVKAIEAASSTEQFPSGFWLGEQLVCWQAGTTPWHIFPVISLYLMSENHNQSFRISILPQQYLRPVEDVASAQEDCYKFAVSQSSTGTVMGAVIMEGFYVVFDREKKRIGFAVSTCHVHDEFRTASVGGPFHGVDLEDCGYNIPQTDESTLMTIAYIMAGICALFMLPLCLMVCQWRFARCLHPHGDFADDISLLK